The segment TGAGCGGAATGAGATGGCGCGGGATTGGCCTCACATCCTCCATTGTCAGCATACGTACGGGCCAATTATTTCACACCGACGCTGCACGCGTCACTCACACAATCTCGCCACAGTCGGTGCAAACTTTGTTCAGGTTTTAACCAccgactttttttttgaaaatatacGCCGGAAGATTTTGGCCAAAGGCATGGAAAGCCCCAGAACGGTGCAAAGTACTTGTCGACGTAGCAGCTGGCCTGTGACTTTTGAAGCTCCTGCGTTGTAGCGCCGGCACAGAAAGAGACGTAACACTACCAAGGAAAAGGGTCGATGAAGTTGACGCAGATGGTGAGCAGAGGGGGGCGGAGTAGTGCAGCGGCAGAGTTGCTACACCTGCTACAGGATACACTTTAAAAATATAAACCTTCTAAATTACAGCGAGTCTTAAAGTTTGGCTGAATCtatagagagaaaaaaaacaccaatttttatgatatcaaattagAATAGTTAGATAGTACACCATGAAATATTCTTGAATCTAAAACTAGAAGTGCAGAATTCTTGCCTACTCTATAAATGATTGTTCAAACTGTTGAACTTGCCTACTCTATAAATACTTCAACTTCATCTACATTAGCATCATTTAAAGTACTGTTCACCTTAGCTATTTTCTGTCATCCTCTCCAATGGACTAGAAGCCGGTGAAGCTAGTTTTTTTTCCCCATCACCGGCCTGGCTTCCTATGGCACTATAGTCTATATATAGCAATAAACAAGCAAGTTTAAAGTACTTCCAAAGAGGGCCTTACAACAAGCAAGTTATTAGTGAGTGCACGTACATATCTATGGATGTCTTTGTCTGTATAATATAAATCATAAAAAGAGATAAGTTCATTTGTATGAAAGAAAAATGGGCAAGGAATATAATTGCACCTGGCAGCTGCATACTGCATACAGCATATAAGAAGAAATTGCAAAATATTCAGTGCAATATTGGATTTTGACGATTGCACACTGACGATCGAAGATATTGTTTACACTGAAACCACATTATTCTGCTCATATACGACGACGAATTCACCTCACTGATGGAGAAACAACGCCCAGAATCCAGCGCCGACGGTTCCGGCCGCCATCAGATAcaccaagaaactgacggccagCGGCATCAGCGGGGCAACCTTGGAGGCGAACATGGCCGTGAGCAGAGTCGTGAGCAGCCAGACCGCCACCTTGGTCCTTCCCCTCTCCCCTTCGCCGCGCTCGAATTTGCGCAGGAAGTGGAAGAGCAGCGCGATGGAGGCGTATGCGCCGGCCACGAACGCCACAGAGCGCGGGTCCTCCCTTGATGTGTACACGGCGAGCACGGAGCTGCCCGTCAGAGCGGCGACGCCGAGCGTGGCCAGCACGCCGTGAGGATACAACTCCATCTATCGCTCGCTTTCTGGCACGCGCTGTGCAACCTGGAGCTATACACCCAAGCGCCACGCTTTATTGTCGACGGAGAGAACAAAACACCTCGTatgctccgcctccgccgctgAGAGCCGGCCTGAGGACGAAGCGAGAATTCCTAGCCTGTCCGCCGGCTGCGGCGGCTGGTGCCAACTGCACAGCCGTATATTGGCTGCTCAGCTACAAGAAGGAGACTAATTCAGATTAGAAATTCTACAGACTGAAATCAAGAGCCGGCCGAGAGGCAAACGGAAAACCCATCTCGCAACGCAAAGCGACTTTGATTGGTGAAAAAAAGGAACAGACGCTGC is part of the Sorghum bicolor cultivar BTx623 chromosome 10, Sorghum_bicolor_NCBIv3, whole genome shotgun sequence genome and harbors:
- the LOC8068773 gene encoding uncharacterized protein LOC8068773, whose amino-acid sequence is MELYPHGVLATLGVAALTGSSVLAVYTSREDPRSVAFVAGAYASIALLFHFLRKFERGEGERGRTKVAVWLLTTLLTAMFASKVAPLMPLAVSFLVYLMAAGTVGAGFWALFLHQ